The genomic segment AGTAGTCGTAGCCCGCGAACAGCTCGTCGGCGCCTTCACCGGTGAGCACGGCGTGCACCCGCTTCGAGGCGTACTGGGCGAGCAGCAGGTTCGGCACCGCGCTGCGCACCAGCGACGGGTCGAAGTGCTCGATCGCGCGCACGGCCTTCGGCAGCGCCGTCATCGCGTCTTCGGCGGTCATCACGATCTCGTGGTGCTCGGTGCCCAGGTGGTCGGCGACCACGCGCGCGGCGGCCAGGTCGGAGCTGCCGGGGGCGCCGATGGCGAAGGTGGGCAGCGGCTGGCGGTGGCGCAGCGCGTACTCGGCGGCGATCGCGGCGACGATGGCCGAGTCGAGCCCGCCGGAGAGGAACACGCCGATGCCGACGTCGCTCATCATCCGGTTCTCCACCGCGGTCACGATCGTTTCGCGCACCGACTTCAGCAGGCCCTCGCCCCAGACCCCGGCTTCTTCGGCGCGGTGCGCGGGCCGCAGCACGGCGGGCACGGCGTCGGCGAAGCGCACCAGGCCGCCGTTCGGGCTCCAGCAGCAGCCCGGCGGGAAGCTCTCCACCAGCGGGCGGTCGGCCTCGTCGAAGGCACGCAGCTCGCTGGCGAACAGCGTCACCTCCGGGCGGCGCACCCAGTAGAGCGGCTTCACGCCCACCGAGTCGCGGGCGACCAGGAACTGTTCGTCCTCGGTCATGAACGCGAGCGCGAACATGCCACGCAGGCGCGCCAGCCCGGCGGGGCCGTCCACGATCAGCGCGTGCAGCGCGGCTTCGCTGTCCGACCCGGTCTCGAACAGCTCGTGCCCGAGGTCCTCGCGGATGTGGCGGTGGTTGTAGATCTCGCCGTTGGCCACCAGGTAGGTGTCGTCGGGCCCGCTCATCGGCTGGGCGCCGCCCTCGACGTCCATAATGGACAGACGCTGGTGCCCGAGCCAGACCCGGCCCCGGTGGATCTCCCCGGTGTCGTCCGGGCCCCGGTGCTTGATCCGGGCGAGCATCTCCCGGCAGCGCCGGGCCTGCTCCTCGTCGATTTCACCGACCGCAGCCACGATTCCGCACACTGTGCTACCTCCCGAGGTCGGGAGTCGAGTCTAGGCGGCGGAGGGGGCCTTCGCCGGGTCCGAGCGCAGCGAACGTGACGAAACGTACAGGCTGCCGGTGAGCAGCGTGAGCCCCGACAGCACCCCGCTGACGATCGGCGTCCAGGCGACCGCCGAGGTCAGCGCCATGATCAGGCCGATGACACCGAGCGCGGTGAGCACGTAGGCCGGGACGAGGATGCTCCGCTCGTGCCAGATCGAGGCGAACGGGATGAAGTGGATGCCGACCACGAAGGCGACCCAGGCGACTCCGGTCTGTGGTGGCGCGTCGAGCAGCCGGAGCACCGCGGAACCGGCGGCGAAGAGGACCAGTTCGCCGACGACCACGAGCCAGTACTTGACGCCGAACCAGGTGGCGCCCTTCGCTTCCGCGGAGGGCGGGGCGGCGAGCCCGCGCCGCAGGGCGAGCACGCCCATGATCAGGAACGAGGCCAGTGCGAGACCGGCCAGTACGCGGACGATCAGCCCGACCGTAGGATTGAGCGGTTCGTTGGCGTTCACCATGACGAACACGGTCCCGAAAACAGCGGCGATCAGCCCACCCAGGATTGGCATGGCGCGACAGTACTCGGCGGCCGGGGGGCAAGTTAGGGTGAACGCCCAGTGACGCCTTTCGAATGCAAAGGCGAAGGGAGACGGCCATGGCAGGGAGTCCGAAGTTCGGGCGGATCGACCCCCTCTGCTGGGTCGTCGTCGTCCCGATGGTGGTCGTTTCGGTCGTTTTGATCGTGTTTGTCGGCCTTCGTGACGTCGGCATCGGCCTCGCCGTGCTCGCGGTGCTACTGCTCGTGTTCGACTCCTGGGCCAATCGGCCCAAACCCGAACTCGACGAAGACCGCGAGGAGCGAAGGCCCCCGCCCCGGGCGAAGCCGCAGGCGCCTCGCCAGCGCCCCGCGCAACAGCAGCCGCGGGCCAGGACGCCCCAGCAGCAACAACAGCGCCGCCAGCCCCAGCAGCGCCCTCGTCGCTGAGTTCGGCCGAGTGTCCGGGAAGAGATCCACTGTGCACATCTCTTGCCTCGTGGTGCAATGAACGCCGGTTCAGGTCCGGCACGTCGGCGAGGATGACGGCATGGCGAGAGTGCGCGACAAGGAAGACGCCCGGCGGCTGGCCGAGTCCGCCCGTGAGGACCGCGAGCCGGGACGGGTCCCGCGCGCGGCCGAGGTGGCGCCGCCGACGGGCGCGGGTTCGGCTGGGGTGCTCGCCGACCCCGCCGACGTGCTCGAACTCGACTACGACGAGATCATCGACGCCGAAGCCGAGCTGGCCCGGTGGCACGACGAGTTGTCGCGGCACCTGACGGAGGCGGCCAAGCTCGGGACCACCCTGCGTGACGGCTCGAGTCCGGTCACCCGCCCCATGCGCACCGCCTTCGGCCTGCGCGGCGGCAACGCGGCCGGCGGACTGCAGGCCGCGCTCCAGGGCTACCTCGCCGAGCTGACCGAGCTCCGCCGGACGATCGGCCGGGTGCGCGCCACGCACGAGCAGCACGACCAGGCCGCCGCCCAAGCCCTGCGCCCGGAGTGAGCATGGAGTACAACGAGCACCGCAAGAAGCGCTACCGCTCCGAGGGCCGCGAACCCACGGCCCGCCAGCGCGCGCGGGACCGCAAGGTGCGCCGGCAGCGGCAGCGGAACTGGCGCCAGGACGACGTTTTCGCGCCGGTCAACTGGCAGGTCTACGAGCACCGCCAGCTCTGGGACATGATCAAGTCGGCCGAGCCGGGTGCGCTGGGCGAGGTGGCGCACGACTGGGGCCGGGTGGCGAAGAACGTCGACCAGGCCACCGAGGACATCCGCCGCACGGTGCAGAAGCTGATGTACTCCTGGCGCGGGCCGTCGGCGGCGAAGGCGGCCGAGTCGGTGTCGGCGCTGACCACCTGGGCCGCGCGGGTGAGCGGGCAGGCGCACCAGGTCGGCGGCGGGCTGGACGCCTACACCTCGGCCATCGTCGAGGCGCAGCACAAGATGCCCGAGCCGGTGCACTACCACGCCGAGCGCTGGTTCCGGCAGGGTTACGACGTCAAGGCGCTGGACGGGCCGCAGGGCCTGTACATGATGGACCAGCTGCTCGACGACCACCTGCCGACCAAGAAGGAAGCCACCGAGGCCAAGGCCGAGGCGGTGCGGGTGATGCAGCAGTACGAGTCGGCCAGCAAGGGTGTCCACAGTGGACTCCCGCAGCCGTTCGACGCCGCGCCCGCCGTGGTCGTCTCGGACGCGAAGCCGACCCCGCCCGCGGTCGCCGCGCCGGGGGAAAGCCCGTCCCCCGGTGCTCCGGCCCCTGCCGTGCCCGCGGTCCCGGAAGACGGTCCGCTGGACACCAGCACGCATGCCGCGGGCCTGGTGCCCAGTGGTGGCAGCACCGCGGTGCCCGGCCCGACCGTCGGCGGCCCGGCCGTCGGCGTGGTGCCGGGAGCGGGTGCCGCCGGTGGTGTCGCCGCGGGCATGCCCGGTCCTGGCGTGGGTGGTGGTGTCGCGGGGATCCCAGGGGGACCGCGCGGCGGCGGGGTCGCGGGTGCTGGTCCCGGTCTGGCCGGTGGTGGTGCCCGCGGTGGCGGTGGCGGCCTGGGGTCCGCGTTCTACCCGCCACAGGGCCAGGGCGCCGGGCGCGAGGAGGACAAGGAGCACCGCGTGCGCTGGGCCGACGGCCTGGACCTGATGGACGACCTGCCGCCCGCCTACCCGTCCGTGCTCGGCGAATGACCGGGCACGGGGTCGATCCGGCCGAGCTGACCGCGACCGCCAACCGGCTGGACGCCGCCGCCGACGAGGTGCGGGCGGCGGCCGCCGCCCTCGGCACCGGCGCGGGCGGCGAGCTGGGCCCGGCGGGCATCACCGCCGCGGTCGACGAGCTGATCGGCACCTGGGCGGGCAGAATCAGCTCCGTGCACACCGAGCTCAGCCGGGCCGGGGCGGACGTCCGCCGCGCCCGTGACGCCTACACCGAGGGCGAAGACCAGGCCGCGCGGGAACTCCCCGATGCGGACTGACTACCGCGGCCTCGGCTTCGACCCCGCCCCCGGCAGCCCCGACGCGGTGATGGCCGCGGCCGAGCGCTGCGCCCGCGCCGCCGCCCGGCTGCCCGGCCTGCCCTCCGGCCCGGCGAGCTGGACCGGCACCGCCGCGGAAGGGTTCGGCAGGCGCCTGGCCGAGGTGCCGGGGGAGGTGACCGCGGCGGGCAAGGCGTTGCACGCGGCGGCGACCATCCTCGACGAGTGGGCGGGCACCCTGCTGGCCAACCGGCGTCGCGCGGAGCAGCTGGACCACCGGGCCCTGCGCCTCAAGCGGTCGCTGCTCACCGCGTCCGACGAGGTCGACAGCGCCACGGTGACCGCCCAGTTCAGCACCGCGCCCGGCGTCGAAGCCCAGCGCCACGCCGCGGTGGCACGGCACGAGCAGCTCACCCGCGAGCTGGAGCGCGTGCTCGAAGCCGCGCACCTGCTCGAACGCGACCACCTCGCCGAAGCCGAGCGCGTCACCGTCCGATTGCGCACAGTGGACAGTGAGGGCGCCGAGGCGGCCGCCAGGGTGCCCGGGCGCGCCGAGTTGTTCGGCGGGGTGGGCGGTGCGCTGGCCGCGCAGTCCGCGTTCGCCGCCGATCTGGCGGCCACGGTGCTGCGCCCGGCCGCGGCGCGGGCCGAGCCGGAGCTCGCGGCGGGGGCGTTCGCCGCGGCCCTGGCCCGATGAAGCTGGGTTCGGTCCCCGGGATCACCTCGGTGTCGCTGCGTTCGGTGGAGCAGACGACCACCGAACTGCGCAAGCTCCTCGCCCGCCTGCGGGAGAACGACCCGACCCTGGAAGCGGCCGCCGTGCAGGCCGCGGAACTCGCCCACGAGCAGTCCGCCGCGCTGCTCGCGCTGGTCGAGCACCCCGGTGCCGATCCGGGCATCCTGGTCGGCGGGATCGTGCCGGTCGACCGCGCGGTGACCACGGAGAACGCCGCCGAACTGCGGTACTACCTGGCCGACGCGGGCGGTCCCGGCCTCCGCGAGGTCACCCAGGCCGAGACCGCGCGTGGTTATCCGGTGGTGATCACCGAGCGCATCCTGCTCGGCGGCGCGCAGTTGCAGGCCGTGGTGCTCGATCGCGCGGGCGCGCGGGCGGCGGTGTTCACCCTGCACTCGCCGTCCGGCCGCGGCTGGCTCGACCTCGCCGCGATCGCCGGGCGGCTGGTCACCAGCGTCGATTTCACCGCGCGCGTTCCCTGAATTCACGCGGGGTTTCCCCGACCAGTTTCCGGAACGACCGGGAAAAGTGCGTCGCGTTGGTGAAACCGCAGTCACGGGAGATTTCCGCGATTCCCCGTGCCGCCTTCGCCGGATCGGCGAGCAGGGCTTTCGCCTTTTCGATGCGCATCACGCGGATGCGTTCGGATACGCCCTGGCCGTCGTCGAAGAGCTGGTAGAGCCGGCGGCGGGAAATGAACAGGGCGTCGGCGATCCGTTCCGCACTCAGCGTCGGATCGGCCAGGTGCGCCCGCATGTAGGCGACCGCCTCGCGGCGGCGCGCCTCGGCCGCGTCGGACCGGTCCAGTTCACTGCGCAACGCGCTGCGCAGCACCAGTTCGGCCAGGCCGAGCAGGTGGTGGGCCAGGCCGTGCGGGTCCAGCGCGTGCCCCGCGGCCAGCAGTTGCGCGACCGCGCCCGCGAACACCGAACGCAGCGCCGGTGCCACCTCGACCGGCTGGAACATCAGCGGCCGCAGTTCGGCGAACCCGATGGTCAGCCGCGCTTCGGGCACGGTCAGCAGCACCACGCCGCCGGGCTGGGTCTGGAGCGAGCAGTCACCGAAGCTGAACGCGGCGGCCTGCGGCACCGGGCAGCCCAGCAGCAACTGGATCCGCTCCGGTGCGGACTGGGCGCCGGTGAGCGCGGCTTTCACCGCGTCGGCGCCCGAAGCCCGCACGATGAGCAGTCCGCCCGCTAGTTCTTGGCGCATGCTGGGTGATCACCGCGTTTCGTGCCGCTATTCTGCCTACGGTAAACGAGAGAGGACCGGAAATGGCGCGGCGCACGTCGACCACCAGTGGCGTGGTGCTGTCCCACCTGGAGTTCGACCTGCTGTGGGAGGACCTCGCCGACGGCGAACCGCCCTATCCGCTGGAAGTCCCCTCGCACGGCGCGACCCTGCCCGAGCGCGACGCGCTGGGCAGCGAGGTCTTCGCCGGGCTGGAGGAGGCCGGGCTGGTGCGCGGCGAGGACCTCGACGCCGGCTTGGAGCGCATGTTCGAGGTGCTCGACCGGCCGCTGGCTTCGGTCGACGCGCTGATCTTCGGCGCGCAGTCGCTGCGCATGCTGGCCGCCGGGGACGGTGAGCAGGCGGTGCTGGCCGTGCTCGACGAACGCGAGGTGGCGCTGGAGCCGCTGGCGATGAGCCACCTGACCACGGCGATCGCGAACGTCATCGGCGAACTCCCGGCGGGTCCGGGGGAGCCGGTCCGCGTGCCGCGCACCGCGTTCTCCGCCGCCATGGACGCCTACGCCCGCACCGGTTACGACGGCTTCGAGCGCGCGCTGGCCGACGCGGGCGTCACCGGCCGCGCGGTCCGGGCGTTCGCCACCATCACCGGGTCCGGGCGCACCGCCGCCGGGCAGGTCGCCGCGAACGGCCGTGGCGGCCGCTCGCCCATCCTGAGCTGGTACGACACCGAAGCCGGGCGGTACGCGGTCACCGTGGAGACGGTCAACGGCGAGCGACTGGCCACGCTGACCCCGGCCGACGGCACCTGGATGGCCCGGCGGCTGGCCGGACTGCTGGACGCCGTTCACCGCTGACCCGCCGATGCCACCAGCTCGGTGAACCAGCGCTGGTGCACGTCCCAGCCGCGGGCCGACGGTCCGGCGAGGGTGAGCAGCAGCATCCGGTTGCTCCCCGGCTCCACCAGAAAACCTTGCAACTGCAAGGTGAGCCGCTCCCCGGTGCGCCCCTGCTCGACGCCGGGCACGCGCTGCGTCAGCACGGCCGGGCCGAGTTCGGTGTCCAGCGCCCTGGTCTCCCGCACGTCCGGCCCGCCGACGTCCTCAATCGCGTCCCGCAGTGCCTCGGCGCCGGTGACGTCCCAGCCGTCCGGCACCTCCATCGCGACCAGCGTGAGCACGGCCGGATCGGCGCCCTCGGGGGCGACCAGCGCCAGTTCGAACGCCCCGCCCTCGATCGCCGTCTCGACGACCTCGGCCGCCATCGGTTCCAGCACCCCCGCCGGGTCGTGGCGCAGCCCGCCGAGCACCTCGGTGAGCTCGCGGATCGCCCGGTCCGCGTCGGTCAGCGCGATCCGGCGGGCACCGGCCGGGAAGGCGAGGCGCATCACTTGGCGATCTCCTTGGTGCCGTTGGTGATGATCCGTTCGACCCGGTCGGCGGACGGGTCCGCGGCGAACGTGAGGCCTTCCCGGAAGAGGGCTGCCTCCGGGGGGAGCTTCCCACCGGATCCACCGAGTTTTTCGTAGCTTTCGTAGGCGTCGAACGGGCTGCGCAGCCCCGCCGCGACCGCCTCGCGGCTCGCCTGGTCACGGGCGAGTTCGCGCAGTTCGCCGTTCTTGAGGTCACCGGCCCGGTCGCCCGCCAGCTCGCGGCCCCTGGCCAGTTCGTCGCGGCTGGCCTTGTGCGCCAGCGCGTCCCGCAGGGTCGGCGTGCCCTGGCTGTGCCTGCGGATGGCTTTGACGTCGTTGGCGGTCTTGACGAAGCTGTTCTCGCCGAAGCCCTTCCTCGCCCCGTTCAGCGCGCCACCTCGGCGGAGCCCTCGAACCGCCGACGTGGCCGTACGGACCGGGACCACGCCGAGCGCGAGCGTGCCCCAGCTGGGTGCGTTGGTCGAGCCCGCCGCCTTCTGCCCGAGCCCGGCCAGGGTGTTCACGCCGGCGGCACCCGCCGCGAGGGTGCCCGCCCCGGCGGCGAGCGGCTGTCCACCCGGGACCACGGCCGCCACTGCCGCGACCGTCCCGCTCCACTTGGCGACCTCACCCGAAGCCACCGAGATCCCGTCGAGCAACTGCACGCCGAATCCGTCGTTCTCCGGCTCGAAGGCGTCACCGGGACCGCCGCGGATCGCCGACGCGGCGGCGTTCGCCTCGCGTTCGTGCTTGGCCTGCAACCGTTGCGCCTGCTCGAGGATCGCGCGCAGCCGGGCTTCCTGCTCGTCGTCGACCTTCCCACCCGCGGCGGACAGGACCGCCTTCGCGCGGTTCTCCAGGTCCTGCGCCTTGTTCTGGTTGGCCACGAGTTGCCCGATCCAGGTGTTCAGCGCTTCGCCGACGGCCTGCACGGCGGTCATCCCGGTACTCAGCGCCTGGGGCAGGTCGTCACCGTGGTCGCTGAACTCCTCGGCGGCGTCCCCGCCCCATTCGCTGTCGTCGGTGATCCGCACGGCTTCGAGCAGCCGCTTCGAGCACTCCGCCATCTGGTTGTGCGCACTGGCCATGGCTTCCAGCACCGCGGCGACGGCGAACCGGTCTCCGGGAGCAGGGTCGAAACCGAGGGTCGGATAGGTCGTCATGGCGCGACCACCGTGCCGAAGACCTGCCGGAACGATTCGGTGCTGGTGGCTTCGCAGGTCTCGTACCCGTCGACCGCGTCCGCCACGTTCCCGGCGATCTTGTCGATCTTCGCGGTCATCTCGGCGAGCCCGTCACGCCACTCCTGGGCCACCTCGGTGACCGCGGCGTTGAGGTCGCCCGGCCCGAGGTCGCCACCCGCACTGTCCAAAGCGGACGCCGCGGCGGTGACCGCGCCGGCGACCGCCCGCAGTTCCCCGACGCGGGCGGCGAGGCTGGTGGTGTTCACCGTGTAGCCGTCAGGCATGGTCGATCCCTTCGAGGTCGAAACCGCCGAGCCCGGTCAGGCAGGCCACGCCGTCGATCAGCGCGGCGGCGGTGGCGGTGGCGGCGAGCCGGCGGACGAGCGCCGCCAGTTCGGCAGGGGACAGCGTCATCGCGGCGCGCCCGAGTTCCAGGCCGACCAGCTTGCCGTTGTGGTCCACGGTCACCGTGGCACCACCGTCGGCGGCCGACTGCCGGATCGCCGCCAGGTCGGCGGTCTTCGACTCCATCAGACCCTCCACGTGTCCGGGGTGGTGTTCTCGGCGAGTTCGGTGTCCCCGCCGATGCCGAGCGCGGTCAGCTCCGCCTCGCCCAGCCCGAACTCGTGGCGCACGCGCTGGTCGGCGCGTGCGGTGGCGGTTTCGACCAGCCGCAGCACGGCTTCGGCCAGCCGTTCGCCGGACAGCCGCAGCGAGCGCTGGTCGAAGGTGAGGTCCTGCAGGCTGCCGCCGGGTGCGACCTCGACGGTGATCCCGGCGTCCGCGTCGCGCGCGGTCCCGGTGATCACGGGTGCACCCCGCCGTAGAAGGTGGCCGGACTCAGCTTGTGCGTGTTGCGGCGGACCTGGTCGCCGGAGTTGCCCTCGATCAGCGTGACGGTGTTGCCGTCGACCTTCTCCACGATGCCGATGTGCGTGCTGGTCGACGGGCTGCCCGGCCCGGTGCCGAACAGCAGCACATCACCGGGTTTGGCCTTGTCCAGCTGGTTGCGGCCGTACGACTTGCCGTGCTCCTGGCCCCAGCGGTAGACGTCGCCGGTGAAGGGCAGGATCGGGATCTTCACGCCCGCCTTGCGCCACATCGCGGTCGCGAAGGAGGAACACCAGGCCGCGGTCGGGCCGTACGGGTTGCGGTTGCTGCCCGGCGGGTTCTCGCGGGTGCCGAGTTCCTTGCGGGCGGCGGAGATGATGGTGCGTGCCTTGCCGTTGCCCTGGTGCTCGGCGTCGGCGGGCTTGGTGGCGCGCTCGTGGCCGAGGTCGTGGATGCCGTCGTGCTCGATCTCCTTTTCGAGCGCGCGCAGCTTCTTGGCCGCCTCCTCCATTTCGCGATGGACGCGGCGGAGGTTGGTGACGGATTCCTTGGTGTAGTGGGGAACGAGATCGGCGACCCCGGCGACCGCCTTCTGCAGCGCAGCCGGTGATCCGGCGCCGCTGACGGCGAATCCGGCATCGAGCAGCCGGGTGGCCTTGGTCAGGTACTCGTCGATCAGCCGCTGCGCCGCGGTGTGCCCGCCGGACAACGCGGCGCTCACCTCGGAAACCACCCGCTCGGCCTGCCTGCCGGCGGAACCGGTGACCTTGAGCCGGCGGTCGAGCCGGTCGGACTGCCTCTCGAACCCGCGCTCGCCTTCGCCCTTCCAGTGGCTGAGCACGTTCTCGGCGGCCTTGGCGTGCGCGTCGCGGTGCTCGTCGAGCGCGCCGGCGGTCTGGTGCAGGGAGAACTGCGCGCGGACCGCGTCCTCGGCCTTGCCGGCGAGCTTGTTGCGGTGGGAGAAGAGGTCGGGGGCGAGTTGCTTCGCCAGTTGCCGGGTGTCCACTAGGGAGCCTTCCTGCCGAGGCGGCGCGCGGTGTCGTCTTCTTGGTCGCGGTAGGCCTTGGCGGCCCTGGCCGTCCGGTCGGCGAGTGCGTCCGCGCCTGCCGAGATGCCGCGGACCTGGCGGTGCAGGGCGGCGGAGAACCCGTCGAGCGCGGCGGCGAAGCCGGACTCCTTGCCGATCAGGCCGAAGCTGCCGTCGGCGATCTCGCGGACGCCGCGCAGGTGTTCCCTGCCCGCGGTGGCGAGTTCGCCGGAGAGCCGCCTGGTGCGCTTGACGTACCCGGCGACCAGTTCGGGGTCGACGGTGTAGCCGGGACCCCCGCCCGATGAGCCGCCACCCGGCTTGGCACGGGTCGCCCGGCGCGCGTCGTCGAGGTACTTCTTGTAGGCGCCGTTGGTGTAGGTCGACCAGGGGGTGAACGACCTGCCGTCGCCGGAGATCCTGTTGGCCGCGCGGGCGTTGACCTCGGGATCGAACAGTTCGGCGTTCGAGTCGAGGCCGAACTGCCTGCGCCGCTCCGGCCCCAGCGCGCCGAGCATGTTGATCTGCCAGAGCCCGTAGGAGTTGTCGGGCGGGGTGCTGTTGTGCGCCCTGGGGTCACCCCCGGACTCGGCCAGCGCGACGGC from the Amycolatopsis magusensis genome contains:
- the asnB gene encoding asparagine synthase (glutamine-hydrolyzing), which gives rise to MAAVGEIDEEQARRCREMLARIKHRGPDDTGEIHRGRVWLGHQRLSIMDVEGGAQPMSGPDDTYLVANGEIYNHRHIREDLGHELFETGSDSEAALHALIVDGPAGLARLRGMFALAFMTEDEQFLVARDSVGVKPLYWVRRPEVTLFASELRAFDEADRPLVESFPPGCCWSPNGGLVRFADAVPAVLRPAHRAEEAGVWGEGLLKSVRETIVTAVENRMMSDVGIGVFLSGGLDSAIVAAIAAEYALRHRQPLPTFAIGAPGSSDLAAARVVADHLGTEHHEIVMTAEDAMTALPKAVRAIEHFDPSLVRSAVPNLLLAQYASKRVHAVLTGEGADELFAGYDYYHEEPFTDPDALQAELVRTVNELHHLNLQRCDRTTMAFGMEARVPFLDRDVISVALTIPPEHKMIGPGREAKKLLRDAFQGWLPEEILRRGKEQFGDGSGAKDVLEQAVHAAPEVAEAEGVELRSKEEAAFYAIWRNELHGIRPGSTLGLFATT
- a CDS encoding WXG100 family type VII secretion target; protein product: MEYNEHRKKRYRSEGREPTARQRARDRKVRRQRQRNWRQDDVFAPVNWQVYEHRQLWDMIKSAEPGALGEVAHDWGRVAKNVDQATEDIRRTVQKLMYSWRGPSAAKAAESVSALTTWAARVSGQAHQVGGGLDAYTSAIVEAQHKMPEPVHYHAERWFRQGYDVKALDGPQGLYMMDQLLDDHLPTKKEATEAKAEAVRVMQQYESASKGVHSGLPQPFDAAPAVVVSDAKPTPPAVAAPGESPSPGAPAPAVPAVPEDGPLDTSTHAAGLVPSGGSTAVPGPTVGGPAVGVVPGAGAAGGVAAGMPGPGVGGGVAGIPGGPRGGGVAGAGPGLAGGGARGGGGGLGSAFYPPQGQGAGREEDKEHRVRWADGLDLMDDLPPAYPSVLGE
- a CDS encoding type VII secretion target, producing the protein MTGHGVDPAELTATANRLDAAADEVRAAAAALGTGAGGELGPAGITAAVDELIGTWAGRISSVHTELSRAGADVRRARDAYTEGEDQAARELPDAD
- a CDS encoding helix-turn-helix transcriptional regulator, translated to MRQELAGGLLIVRASGADAVKAALTGAQSAPERIQLLLGCPVPQAAAFSFGDCSLQTQPGGVVLLTVPEARLTIGFAELRPLMFQPVEVAPALRSVFAGAVAQLLAAGHALDPHGLAHHLLGLAELVLRSALRSELDRSDAAEARRREAVAYMRAHLADPTLSAERIADALFISRRRLYQLFDDGQGVSERIRVMRIEKAKALLADPAKAARGIAEISRDCGFTNATHFSRSFRKLVGETPREFRERAR
- a CDS encoding ESX secretion-associated protein EspG; translated protein: MARRTSTTSGVVLSHLEFDLLWEDLADGEPPYPLEVPSHGATLPERDALGSEVFAGLEEAGLVRGEDLDAGLERMFEVLDRPLASVDALIFGAQSLRMLAAGDGEQAVLAVLDEREVALEPLAMSHLTTAIANVIGELPAGPGEPVRVPRTAFSAAMDAYARTGYDGFERALADAGVTGRAVRAFATITGSGRTAAGQVAANGRGGRSPILSWYDTEAGRYAVTVETVNGERLATLTPADGTWMARRLAGLLDAVHR
- a CDS encoding YbaB/EbfC family DNA-binding protein, which gives rise to MITGTARDADAGITVEVAPGGSLQDLTFDQRSLRLSGERLAEAVLRLVETATARADQRVRHEFGLGEAELTALGIGGDTELAENTTPDTWRV
- a CDS encoding CHAP domain-containing protein is translated as MDTRQLAKQLAPDLFSHRNKLAGKAEDAVRAQFSLHQTAGALDEHRDAHAKAAENVLSHWKGEGERGFERQSDRLDRRLKVTGSAGRQAERVVSEVSAALSGGHTAAQRLIDEYLTKATRLLDAGFAVSGAGSPAALQKAVAGVADLVPHYTKESVTNLRRVHREMEEAAKKLRALEKEIEHDGIHDLGHERATKPADAEHQGNGKARTIISAARKELGTRENPPGSNRNPYGPTAAWCSSFATAMWRKAGVKIPILPFTGDVYRWGQEHGKSYGRNQLDKAKPGDVLLFGTGPGSPSTSTHIGIVEKVDGNTVTLIEGNSGDQVRRNTHKLSPATFYGGVHP
- a CDS encoding type VII secretion target, yielding MSKLSAEQIARHAREAGFSGDGLTTAVAVALAESGGDPRAHNSTPPDNSYGLWQINMLGALGPERRRQFGLDSNAELFDPEVNARAANRISGDGRSFTPWSTYTNGAYKKYLDDARRATRAKPGGGSSGGGPGYTVDPELVAGYVKRTRRLSGELATAGREHLRGVREIADGSFGLIGKESGFAAALDGFSAALHRQVRGISAGADALADRTARAAKAYRDQEDDTARRLGRKAP